DNA from Asterias amurensis chromosome 7, ASM3211899v1:
TTTGACtgttcataaaataataaatgcaAAGTCTACAAGAACATCAATGAACGTTACACGACCATAAACTATAGCATGACGGCAAATAATCAATaaatacacaacacactggCTCACCTTGGCAGTTCCTCTATCGTTGTTACTGCTGGGAAAACTCACGTACTGTCAACTACACAAAAGCAGAGCAGAACTAGTATAGCATGAGAATCCAGTTTACTTCACACTTGGCACGTAGACATCCCATTGAAGAAATAACAGAAAACTAGAACCAGTCAACGTTGAAGCAGGAATTGATGACAGTCACCAACGCGAAATAACGCCCATGAAAAATCAGCACGTTTAATTTCGGTCGATGTTTTTTACTAACTAGCGTGGAGTCGGCGGCCGAGTTCTGTTTTTCAATGTTTTCGGTACAGTGTGTTGACGAAAGATGATGCGAAATGACCTGGTATAGTGCCTAATGCCGTGTGAGATCGcgacaaaaaacaaattaggtGGCACGTTGTGATGATGATGGCATAGCGATTATGATATCGTTAGATGGCGACTACATGTATTCATCAGTGCGCGCCAAAagaggcaaaacaaaaagtgaaTGTCGTCTGCGCACAAACGGATCCGCGCCTTGAGATGCGCATCCGCCTTACCAATGGTACGAACATCGTCGcctcttatttatttatttttctgttataaaaaataatgtgtgAAGGGTGCCACTGTCAACAGCAATTTTGTTTCCGTATTTCAAAGGAGTTTGTCAGAATTCCAGCTGGAAACAATTACAAAGCAATTTGCCCAGGTGGCCTCGTCAATTCACAACATAAATTAAAGTTTAATATTGTATAAAGTGTGGCCCAAACGCCACATCTAGACACAGTTATCAGTATAGTGTGTGGAATGAGGTGGTACTAGCCAGaccaaatattaataattaattgatATAGAGTTGATCGCTATTACACAGCTTTGTCACATGCATTAATCATTCACTGTCAGCAGTCTGAGATGAGCGAGTTCATTAAATCCTGGCGCATAGAAAGCAAATGTTACGTTTAAATAAACCGAGgcgaacattttttaaattaaatcttAGGAAGTAACATTCATCAAAACAGCGGGACTGTGACATATTGCACATACAATAATAGTTAGTAGCCAAATAACGTTTCGACCCTAACAGAGACTTGCTCGAATGCTAAACTGGATATTATAAAAGCAAACATTGTACACGTAGGCCTACGTCAGATGTATTGATAATGATGAACCTACAGGCTGGTGTGTATTCTGCTTaaagttttcttttaaatttggaTAATTTTTTATCCTTCAGCGATCAGCCCACATGACTCCCATCTCTACATTTTGGCTTACCTAAGATCTTAAACCAAAActaccattaaaggcagtggacactattggtaattgtcaaagactagccttcacagtcggtgaatctcaacataagcaaagaataacaaacctgtgaaaattttgagctcaaacggtcatcgaacttgcgagataataatgaaagaaaaaaacacccttgtcacacgaagttgtgtgcgtttagatggttgatttcgggacctcaagttctaaatctgaggtctcgaaatcaaattcgtggaaaattacttctttctcgaaaactgtagcacttcagagggtgccgtttctcacaatgttttataccatcaacctctccccattgctagtcaccaagaaaggttttatgctaggaattattttgagtaattaccaacagtgtccactgactttaaatgcactggacactattgataatttaaaaaaaaaatcatttaatgtATTGTTAgtatacttggtaatgagcaatggggctgatgatagtataatgTAAAAACAAAGGTAACTTTTAACTTAAATAATAAGTATTTTGGGCCAAAAGCTttcttaggcatctgaaagcacaccaaagTTATGCAAACTTCATtgaccaaatgagtcaaaaGGTTTGTGCAATATATGTTGGATTgggaacaccaagtgagaatgttctttaaaaattaccaaaaagggTGTTAGATACAGGTCTAAGTTGTGTTTTGGAAGACTAGTAGCCGTGTCTGAATGGGCTACTACTGCTATGACTATACGGCTGTATCGTAACGTCATCATGCGTTTTATTTGCACTTCTTAATCTGCTTGTGAAGTCAAAGACTCTTAAAAAAGGAACTTCattgtatagaccttatgcacatgacgtcatttcagtagggtgccctcacctagaggtcaaaaggaggttgttcattggccaatcctgtgcgccgcgcttacaaatctgtgcgtttcgatggtttcgtcaccgtttttccactaagatggccgctggatgacgtcaatgcataaggtctatagccaataacccaaatggagagaagacaagacaAGAAGTTTCTGCTTCTTATGTGagagaggaaaaccccagagattaTTATTCTGGGAAAAATCCACGCAAGCATGAATGGGCTTGAAAACCCAATACACGATGGTGCCCCTGGCGTGATTGGTACCGGGGTCTAGAGGTGGCaggtgaggaaagataccaTTGCGCCAACCCGACCACCACAATATTCGGCCCCTTGTACGGTCGGCCATATTGCATAAAAGTAGAGCCTCGAATATGGGACAGCAGTGAATAGAAGTTTTGTACAACTATGTATTGCCACGGTTTTATTGTAAATGGCAATTTCATCCAAACAGATTAATATTACACAACATAACACAAAAGAATTAAGCATAACAGTTGAGGCTACGCGCACGTGGCGGACGTGCGACTTATGATGATGTCCGACCTTGCAACACACTGATGCAACAtcaaatcatttttttaatcaataatCCCAACCAAACCAGCTGTATGTGTTTGAACAACAATATTTTCAGGTTGAATGGAGTTTAGGGTGTGTCCACCCTCTTCTTTTCTTCGTCCAGCATTTTATAGTTGTCGGCCTAATTCTTTTGAAATTAGCCTTTGCTTTTTAGCCCaagtaaacacaaacaaatcacGAAACATTGTTAACAAACTGAAACAGGTCTACGGAATTTACAAGATGATTGTCACAAACGGTGGTGAAAAAAACTGATGAGTATTTGCCCAATGTCGGAAACAAGCATAATGCCAACGCCGATCAAAGCGATGTAATGCCAGTGTGGGGCAAACGTTGCCGACCAGAAACCACAGCATTGGCCCTATGATTATGAGTACTATCTGGGTAGTGTTTAACACTTTTTTTGAGTCCTGACTATAACGGCTTGTACTTTCGCAAAATACACCCGCCCCAACCTGTCGGAGTGACCTTGGTATGGCACTCTTTAACTGTTGTTGTGACAGAAAACAAACGTCTTCAGGAGGAAAGCCTATAGTCTCGAGagtgatatttttaaaatataaccatggaggaaaataGAATAATATTACCAACTTTCTACATTTCCAAAATATtgaagggcgccctctgttgaaaaagcGGGCCATTTTTACTAATGTTGAAGGGTGCCCTTTGTTGAAAATGCggatttttttcaaatactgaagggcgccctctattgaaaagcAGATTTTTTGCAGGGCGCCCTCTCATAGAAAAGCagaacaattttacaaaatgttgaagGGCGCCCTCTCGATGTCAAGATCAGGactttacaaaatggcagcCGCCATGTACCGGCATTTGATGTGTGGTCGATGCTTTCATCGCCACAGTTTCATGGTTTTACCGACATCATCATTCCTTGGAAATGTGTCGAGCAGAAAGGCGAGTCATTATGGGTCTATTGTGTCAACTTCCCTACCAGATGTCGATTCAGAAATAGAACGTAcgcatgtttgttttattaatttttttatttactaaaAACTCAAGCAAGATGAGTCTCTACGGCTACGGTGTACCTAGcattttaaacttaaaaaaaataaacaaagctaGTTAATTTCTTAACAACAAGGGCCGGGGCAAGGCAGGCAAGGCAAGCAACAACATACACTGACTCACTGATGAATTACAATCTACATACTTTAAGACAATCGGAGTTGACCGATGGACTGAACTGAATGGTCTAAAAACTAACTAAATAAACATAAATCTGGAGCAGAGCCAATCTTCTATCTTGCCTAATTTTGTTGATATtattgaaacaataaaataaaaactgtcttAACTAACATGAGTTTAAATAAGTTGAGCGGATGAATCTATACTATATATTACTAACCATGCTAGCTAGCTAATTAAGGCATAAGATTTTCCACCATGTTCATTCCTAAAAAAAATTCCATACAAAGATTGCTCGGTATTAAAGTGCAACTGTAAGTGTAATCCTGTACTGTATATCCTGTTTTGTTGTATGTAGACAGTTTGTATGCAAAAGTTTGTATTTCTCCTTTCTTACAGGAGTATCTAAGCACTCTATGCGGGGTAAAGCCATGCGTTTAATGCAGGACAAACTTAGACGACGAGAGCCAGTAAGTTTGTGAACATTGATAACAATAAATATAAGATTACACTTAAAGCTGGACCTGTCAGCATATTCAGTTTCTGACCAATAATTGAGAAAGTAGAGACTGTTTGTGCAATTTATGTTTTGCTTActgttgtatggcttctgactggcccCTCAAACAAATATATCGACACGATAAGGAGAcccccaacatagggctagatagctctgtTGGTAGAGCCCCGGCAACTTAATTCGGAGGCAACTATTCAAATTCTGCTTTATagttaatttttctttgtttaaccatggtttaacACCAAAACAGTTTATAGATGGTGTATATCGGAGAGTTCTTTCACATTTCTTAGTCTAGATtagcaaaggtcttgggttcgaatccacctgagtattatgcctgtgacAGAATTTGGAGAAGTTACCGAGgatacagtgttaacacacattAATGTATGGGTTATAAGCCTTGAATTACATGATCCCTTTTCTTTGTAATGAAGTTACCGCAACCAAGAGAGTCAAGAATGCAAGAAGACCAGGACTGGAGCAATGTGTATCCCACTGCTGCACCCTTCAAGTGGTCAGCAGTCCCTCTACCAATCAGGATGGGCTACCCAGTCAAGAGAGGAATCCCACCTCATAAATACGGCAATGCTGAACTACTCAAGGTAAAAGGACTGAGTAAAGTCTACATGATGTGATGTTGTCTGCAAAAAATAGTTGACGGAGATCGGAGAATGTCTATCACTGAGGCACCTTCTGCTTGGTGTGTGATTAATTCGATATTCCGACAAAAAATAAAGAGGTGTTgtaaactgtcaaagaccagtcttctcacttggtgtatctcaacatatgcataaaataacaaacctgtgaaaatttgagcttgatcggtcgtcggagttgcgagataactatgaaagaaaaaaacacccttgtcacacgaagttgtgtgctttcagatgcttgatttcgagacctcaaattttaaatctgaggtctttaaatcaaattcgtggaaaattacttctttctcaaaagctatgttacctcaacctctccccattactcgctaccaactaaggttttatggcaatacttatttcgagtaattaccaatagtgtacactgcctttaaaggatgtTTGATATAaatgccaaaaaaaaaagataatggtctgacgtttacgaccctagcagagtctttctcgaaagctaaatgacaacacaacacacatagaCAGGTGTACTGATGTAACACTAACAGaagcagtcaagtggaaatactcctgtagagagagagagagagagtcggAAAGCACACAGCAAAAGGCCAGGGGTTTGAGGGAAGAAGATGACCACAAGAAGATGGCAACACAAAGGACATGTAGGTCTTGTCGGACAGATCTTGTGTGGCATTTGTTTTAGTTCGGTAGCAAACATGTACACTTACAATCGCCAATGAACGAAATATTTTCTTTGGGCTAGCACATTATCCCTATGCAAAACTCTAACCCTAGATTTCATTTCTTTGTTTGCTAGATTCCCAACTTTCTACATTTGACACCACCTGCGATCAAGAAACACTGTGCAGAACTTAAAGGTTTGTTACTTCAGCAACATCTTCAAAGAAAAAGTTGTACTTTTGTTTACTGCCATTTCTTTGTGTATCTCGCAGTGTCTAAGTTTGGGTTTGGATTCGGATATATAAGAGCCAATCGAGGAGAGAGGAGAGACAATGCACAATGGTGTTTATGCTTCTGGTAGATGTAGTGTCTCAAGACAAAACCTGAACAATCTTGGGTGCTTTAGCTCATAGTTTTGTTGAATACTTGGTGAGGATGTCTGACAATAGAAACTTGTAATATTGAATCGTTttcttttatgtttttttttcaaatgctcTCAAACGTACTCACGTACTAACCTCATATTTAGTCATATTTTTGGGGGTTCATTTATACCCAAGTTGCATAaattcatctttaaaaaaaaacatagtagagtttttttgaaataataatagatAAATGCTTTGGTGTTCTTAGAATTGTGCACCGAGTGGCCAGAGGGTCTTGAGACCCATGCAGATTGTCAGAGACATTTCCCTGTCGAGGTCGAGACGTCGGATTATGTATTCAGCGGACTGTCTCTTAGACATCCTGATGCAAGAGTTGTCACATTGAAGGTAAGGAAAGCCTGGAATTACAtctctgaaagggcaaggccatttttattttgcaaagggcacttcccttgaaggggcaccaaggccaagagcaAGGGCAACGATACTAcgtaaataaatttaaataacaaataagcATAGGGTATGTGTTGCTTCTAGCGTTTGTTGTCTGGACTTACCAGTCCTTCTGAATCTGTTATTTTGGCGATTGGATATCAAAGGATTTGGGACTCGAAGGGGTTAACTTAACTTAGCTTaattgcatttataaagcgctttaacactgtttcaaagcgctgtacagtcaaagaaacattaaaatgcagatTAAAAACCATAGCAAAAAAAGCAAtatgatttaaaaaatacacagcagtttaaaaaaaaattcttaaaggaCAACACAAAGCCAGGCTCAGACCGGTTTTATTTCTTCCTTAGAATTGAGATAATCAAATAATTTCATTCTTTGTAGGTTAAACTGGCAGACTTGCCGTTAGACAAACACGCTCGCTGGAAGTTGATACAACTAGCTGGAACAAAATACAACAAGAAGACCAAAACACTGACGTTGGTGACAGATAGGTGAGTACAAAGACCAATTTTTTACAAGGTTCAACAAGTCAAAGAAAACCCACCATATTCAGCAGCTTTAATAGGGGCGTCGGCATCATTCTTGTTTTTCAAAGATCATCAGATGAAATTACTTAGGATGATTTTTTGAAGGTCAAACTTCAAATctcatttgttaaaaaaaaattgtgcatttcAGAAATGATGTGTATGTTAAAATGAGATGTGCAAAGCTCTCACAAGACCTATGTCAGTTGTCAGGTAATTGCTTCACTTTGGGCAAAATACACAGATCTAAGGTTGGAACTTTTaacaaccaaaacttttttaagTCTGTCCCTAACATTAATCTCCACTTGTCTTTTTTCTCCTTAAAAATAGATGTCCAGTTAAGAAGCAGAACTACGACTATGCAATGTACCTGTTCACTGTTTTATTCCATGAAGCTTGGGTAAGCAGTGCATTCAATCAGCTTTTAGGAAGACTTATGTATGGAGAAAAGGAAAGCATCCAAGATACGTCACATAATTGGAATCTCCTTgtcacatgttttgttttgttatagcttcaaccctcctactatctgaccattcaatatcatccattaTGGATTTGAATGGTAAACAAATGTATGCCACCCTACAATATGATAACATTTGAATGCATGTGGGGAATACAAAGTTCAaggttaaccctcctactgtctgactacTCAATATCATGAACTGTGTGGTAATGAATTGATAGATAAACTTTGCCAGCCTGTATTATGAAACCATGGGGTTAATACActatacagtacacagtcaaccctcctactgtctgaccctTCAATATCGTCCAgtggttttgaatgaaaaataaactatgccagcctgcaatgtgatatcatgtggtgaatgcatctacacagtacacagtcaaccctcctactgtttgaccattcaatatcgtcCACAGTGGTTTTGAATTATAGATAAACTATGTCAGCCTGCAATACAATATCATGTGgagaatgcatctacacagtacacagtcaaccctcctactgtttgaccattcaatatcgtcCACAGTGGTTTTGAAttatagataaactatgccagcctgcaatacaATATCATGTGgagaatgcatctacacagtacacagtcaaccctcctactgtttgaccattcaatatcgtcCACAGTGGTTTTGAAttatagataaactatgccagcctgcaatacaATATCATGTGgagaatgcatctacacagtacacagtcaaccctcctactgtttgaccattcaa
Protein-coding regions in this window:
- the LOC139939369 gene encoding small ribosomal subunit protein mS35-like, with amino-acid sequence MSRSGLYKMAAAMYRHLMCGRCFHRHSFMVLPTSSFLGNVSSRKASHYGSIVSTSLPDVDSEIERVSKHSMRGKAMRLMQDKLRRREPLPQPRESRMQEDQDWSNVYPTAAPFKWSAVPLPIRMGYPVKRGIPPHKYGNAELLKIPNFLHLTPPAIKKHCAELKELCTEWPEGLETHADCQRHFPVEVETSDYVFSGLSLRHPDARVVTLKVKLADLPLDKHARWKLIQLAGTKYNKKTKTLTLVTDRCPVKKQNYDYAMYLFTVLFHEAWITEPWETDITEDDMEEYVWDLSQSRRSAITTLARIENKNNLAGDVSPEEELKYLKSPEISRYRDAVTTLKNTKETHNTLEEYKASVMNLFKMTQEVNVDTAS